A genomic region of Lytechinus pictus isolate F3 Inbred chromosome 2, Lp3.0, whole genome shotgun sequence contains the following coding sequences:
- the LOC129272263 gene encoding 4-galactosyl-N-acetylglucosaminide 3-alpha-L-fucosyltransferase 9-like → MWKLVRKFVALSMICFSLIGCLVIWITDDPTPGKGYHSKDYISRLLAQRPLLTSKCTRQLQLWTNAHIYGYSNEPFRFQCPGVPCEASIVANTNLSTTKLSDGVVFFSDAEWGWDKMRSARPHGQKWFFYSRESPTRTRPDVMPPIEYNSDSYDYTMTYRQDSDFPAGFGYYNETKDEIEADDDQNWAAEKTNILIAPAADCHPATWKRDSFIKELKEFVPVDLYGECTDPESKPCEESVGCLEKLRFYKFSLALENSRCRDFITEKFFMSLASGTVPIVDGPPREDYERVGPPNSFIHVSDFGSVQELADYIKLVDSNDKLYNRFFDWKKRGNVVTVSVADLFGTKNICPIFQRMYDDEMKGASIDSAIKTKISDWEEWWQGSCSY, encoded by the coding sequence ATGTGGAAGTTGGTGAGAAAATTCGTTGCACTGAGTATGATCTGCTTTTCTCTCATTGGCTGTTTGGTCATCTGGATAACCGATGACCCTACGCCGGGCAAAGGATATCACTCGAAAGACTATATATCCAGGCTCTTGGCTCAGAGGCCGTTGCTGACGTCGAAGTGCACGAGGCAACTTCAGTTGTGGACAAATGCACATATTTATGGATATTCAAACGAGCCCTTCCGATTTCAGTGTCCAGGTGTCCCTTGCGAAGCATCCATCGTAGCTAACACCAACCTCTCGACGACCAAACTGAGCGATGGAGTGGTTTTCTTTTCTGATGCGGAATGGGGGTGGGACAAGATGCGTTCTGCGCGCCCGCATGGTCAAAAGTGGTTCTTCTACAGCCGAGAAAGTCCTACAAGGACTCGTCCCGATGTCATGCCTCCAATTGAATACAATAGTGACTCCTATGATTACACAATGACTTATCGACAAGATTCTGATTTTCCTGCTGGGTTTGGTTATTATAATgaaacaaaagatgaaatagAAGCAGACGATGATCAAAACTGGGCGgcagaaaaaacaaatatcctGATCGCACCCGCAGCAGACTGCCATCCGGCGACTTGGAAGCGTGACAGCTTTATCAAGGAACTGAAAGAATTTGTACCAGTTGACCTGTACGGGGAATGCACAGACCCCGAGTCCAAGCCATGCGAAGAGTCCGTGGGATGTCTAGAGAAATTGAGATTTTACAAGTTTTCACTTGCACTGGAGAACAGTCGATGTCGCGATTTCATCACTGAAAAGTTTTTCATGAGCCTTGCAAGCGGAACGGTGCCTATTGTCGACGGACCACCCCGCGAAGACTACGAACGGGTCGGCCCTCCAAACTCCTTTATCCACGTCAGTGACTTTGGGTCCGTTCAAGAACTGGCGGACTATATCAAACTTGTAGACAGTAACGATAAACTCTACAATCGCTTCTTCGATTGGAAGAAGCGAGGGAATGTGGTCACTGTCAGCGTGGCGGATCTTTTTGGGACAAAAAACATATGCCCCATTTTCCAGCGAATGTACGATGACGAAATGAAGGGAGCTAGCATAGATTCAGctataaaaacaaagatatcagATTGGGAAGAATGGTGGCAGGGCTCATGCTCATATTAA